The window AATATTTTATTTCGTACATATTTTGTGCTATTTTGTGGGTGATGTTATATTAAAAAGTACAGCAAGAATTATTATCTACCTAATTTAAGTTTTTTTAGTAGCCAATTTACATTAATTCCAATTTCTTTAAAAGCAGTTTCCCACTTTTCTGCTTGCTGGATAATTTGAGTATGAGGTGGGAATTGATCATTAGTAGCAATTATCACTCTATTGTTGGAAGTTAAATTGGTAATACTGTTAAAAGTGTTCTTATAGAGTTGTGACTCTAATCGATAACGTTTATTTTTTTTACCAAAACCATTAACACTTACTGTACCTGTTTTGGTCAAAATCCTCTTGACATTAGAGACAAAATCTAAAGTGAGGAAAGATGAGGGAACATAATCCTCTGTAAAAGCATCAATAAATATTAAATCATAGCTCTCAGCTGTTGCTTTTTGAACAAATTCAAAGCCATCTTCAATGAAGATCTTAACATTACCGGTTGGTTTGAACAAGAAATAGTTTTTGGCGATAGCGGCTACCTCTGGATCAATTTCTACAATATCGATTTGCGTGCTAGGCA of the Candidatus Megaera polyxenophila genome contains:
- a CDS encoding spermidine synthase codes for the protein MNFKSWIALIVLISYDLAITTASSIIYNTANNYGSKWVYETNNERCLSFLKPPTNIHQSCIKLDNPDLLVFDYSKMMLATLYFKPNPRKILIIGLGGGSLPNALIKLLPSTQIDIVEIDPEVAAIAKNYFLFKPTGNVKIFIEDGFEFVQKATAESYDLIFIDAFTEDYVPSSFLTLDFVSNVKRILTKTGTVSVNGFGKKNKRYRLESQLYKNTFNSITNLTSNNRVIIATNDQFPPHTQIIQQAEKWETAFKEIGINVNWLLKKLKLGR